A part of Nitrospira sp. SG-bin1 genomic DNA contains:
- a CDS encoding ABC transporter ATP-binding protein, which produces MATPVLKASGLTKRFGDFTAVNGVSFEIRPGEILGLLGPNGAGKTTTIQMLLGLVTPTAGSIHMFGLDLSTYREEILQQVNFSSTYISMPQALTVEENLWVVGRLYGMSDMPRRVNDIVKKLEMEEFRNKITRKLSSGQMTRLTLAKAFLTEPRILFLDEPTASLDPDIAHKIRALLKQERHASGLSILYTSHNMREMEEMSDRIIFLQRGRIVAEGTAQDIINRFGKADLEEVFLKFAREQGESSL; this is translated from the coding sequence ATGGCCACTCCAGTCCTGAAAGCCTCCGGTCTCACCAAACGCTTCGGCGACTTCACCGCCGTCAATGGAGTATCGTTCGAGATCAGGCCAGGAGAAATCCTGGGTCTCTTGGGACCGAACGGAGCCGGGAAAACCACCACGATTCAGATGCTGTTGGGACTCGTCACTCCGACGGCGGGTTCCATCCATATGTTCGGTCTGGACCTTTCCACGTATCGCGAGGAGATTCTGCAGCAGGTGAATTTTTCGTCCACGTACATCTCCATGCCCCAGGCGCTTACGGTGGAAGAAAATCTATGGGTCGTCGGGCGGCTCTACGGGATGTCGGATATGCCTCGGCGTGTGAACGACATCGTCAAGAAACTGGAGATGGAAGAGTTCCGGAACAAGATTACCCGCAAACTGTCGTCCGGCCAGATGACGAGATTGACCTTGGCAAAAGCGTTTCTCACCGAACCGCGCATCCTCTTTCTGGACGAGCCGACGGCGAGTTTGGACCCCGATATCGCCCACAAGATCCGAGCCTTGCTCAAACAGGAACGGCACGCATCCGGGCTGAGCATTCTCTACACGTCGCACAACATGCGTGAAATGGAGGAAATGTCGGATCGCATTATTTTTCTTCAGCGCGGTCGGATCGTGGCGGAGGGAACGGCGCAGGACATTATCAACCGATTCGGGAAGGCGGATTTGGAAGAGGTCTTCTTGAAATTCGCACGAGAACAGGGGGAGTCGTCGTTGTGA